In [Phormidium] sp. ETS-05, the genomic window CCTGAATCATCAAAAGTACCCCTTTCTGGGATAGGTGCGGTAACTTAAAAAAGGAAACAACAGCAACAATGGAATTATGGAGCCAGATTCTTTACCCACAGAGGTGATAGTCACCCAACCCCGGAAATCTTTGGGAAAAGTCAAGCTAGATTGGCTGCCGCAACCGGGGCACTATTTAGACTTAGAAGGACAAACCTACACAGTTTTGGAACGCCGCCACCGCTATCAGCTCCGGTCCGGTCGCTACCGGCTGGAAAAAATCGCTCTCTACGTCAAGTCAGCGGAGCGACCCACCGAGCAGAGTTTGGTGGATGGGCGTTGGGTTTTAGGAGATGCTAATTGTGAGTTCAACGCTAGATCGGAACTGATTCGCTGTGCGGTGAATCCCTTGGGGCCTTGTGCGGAATGCCGCTTTGCCCCTTCAAAACGACAGCAAAGCGATCGGCTTTAGCCATCCCCCCAACCCTCGGGACGATCGGGCGGGAAAGTAGTTGGGCTTTAGCCCAGGATGGGTGTCAATAATGATTCTCCCACCGCCAAGCGGTTGCCATTGGCAAAGTCCCAACCGGACTGAGGACGTTTACCCGCGAGCTGCACTTGTCGCAGTAGCAATAGTCCATCCCCAGTTTGGATTAATGGGCCGATACCCTTGGCAATTTTTACCACGGCTCCTTCTGGAGAGTCGAACACTGGTAAATCTTGTGCTAAGGCGACAAGTTCTGGGGGAACTCTGGGGCGGTAGTAAATGCTGGGGTGAGGGGTGCAGTGGCTAAAATCTTGAGAGATTGACCGCGAAAAGAGGCAACGCAGTTGGGGAAAAAGCCCCGGATGCGATCGTGCAGAGCCTTCGCCCCATCGGACCAATTGAGCAGATAATCCTGCTTTTGAATTAATGGGGCATAAGTTGCTTGGTCATGGGGTTGGGGGATAGGTTGAATCTCCCCTGTTCCTAGCCCAATTAAGGTTTCCACCAGCAAATCTGCCCCCAAATCAGCCAGAGTTTGGCTCACAGATATGGCATCATCAAACAGACCGATCGGAATGCGACGCTCTAACAACATCGGGCCAGTATCCATCCCCACATCCATCTGCATCGTCGTGATTCCTGTTTCCGTCTCGCCTCGACAGATGCACCACTGGATGGGGGCTGCCCCCCGATACTTTGGCAATAGAGAACCGTGGACATTGACACAACCCAGACTAGGCATAGCCAAGATTTCTGCAGACAAAATC contains:
- a CDS encoding DUF6464 family protein, giving the protein MEPDSLPTEVIVTQPRKSLGKVKLDWLPQPGHYLDLEGQTYTVLERRHRYQLRSGRYRLEKIALYVKSAERPTEQSLVDGRWVLGDANCEFNARSELIRCAVNPLGPCAECRFAPSKRQQSDRL